The Candidatus Neomarinimicrobiota bacterium genome includes the window CACCGTGAGCACACGATCTATCTGCGACAGTTCACAACAGTGGGTCTCATGCCGATCTTGACTGGCCTGATCTTCTTTTTCATGTTCTTTTTACCCTATAAGTCCCTTCTGCCTGCAACGGAGATGACTCAGGTTCTGCCGTCTCTGGTTTTGGATTCATTATTGTTGACCTTATTGATCACTATATACGAAACGACTGCCCGCTTTTATTGGGAGACCCAACGGGGAAATGGAATGGCCAGCCTGTACGAGATGGGTCGCTTTAGCAGACAGCCTTCATTTTTTATTGCTCAAGCACTCATTAGTTTGGCCAAAGGTTTTGTACATCTCATTGTTGTGATGGCGATCTTGATCTTTTTAACTGAGATCTCTTTAGCGCAGATTAA containing:
- a CDS encoding ABC transporter permease; this translates as MNNVLAALWHREHTIYLRQFTTVGLMPILTGLIFFFMFFLPYKSLLPATEMTQVLPSLVLDSLLLTLLITIYETTARFYWETQRGNGMASLYEMGRFSRQPSFFIAQALISLAKGFVHLIVVMAILIFLTEISLAQINVQASIIFLLLGALQIVALSKIIGLLVKHADTLSKLMYVGLLPMMMISGLFLIKGAPLENFTEIAFYLPPYNWMTGLDAAFLNGVIDYGYLLICLIETTFLIWLSATFFHLDGDR